In Fusarium falciforme chromosome 9, complete sequence, the following are encoded in one genomic region:
- a CDS encoding Importin N-terminal domain-containing protein, whose amino-acid sequence MAADIGHIAQLLDATLDPSQHRKAETALKQEATKPQYSLSLLNIVNSDSIPSKTRLAAALAFKNFIRTNYVDEEGNYKLPQDEVQIIKERLIGLMISSPANIQAQLGDAISVIADSDFWRRWDTLTQELVSRFSATDPKVNVGVLEVAHSIFVRWRPLFRTDELYMEINHVISTFGQAFVQLLVTIDKKITENGDKKDVLQGWFEALDLQIKILYDMSCHDLPPIFEENLASISELLHKYLTYSNPLLETDDETETSIADTVKADICEVLELYTVKFDEDFSKYCQPFIEKAWNLLSSTGTETKHDIVVSKALHFLTAVASTKEHSGIFNNEDVLTQIVEKVILPNVALRESDIELFEDEPIEFIRRDLEGSDTDSRRRSATDFLRKLQERFEAPVTTVVSKYINHYLAQGKSDWKAKDTAIYLFLSVAAKGAVTAAQGVKTVNPLVNVVEFFEQHIAQDLINSEGVEPISKVDAIKYLYTFRSQLSKEQWTVALGPLIQNLNSDNYVVYSYAAIAVERVLFLADDAGNAMFPRADIEPFAKDLLGHLFKLIEKESSPAKLQENEFLMRCVMRILIVIKDGAVPLLENVLTHLILITNVMKQNPSNPRFYYYHFEAIGALVRYCAATNAALFNEKLWGPFHQILVEDVTEFMQYVFQVLAQLLESSPSETISDNYKALLGPLLNPTLWETRGNVPACTRLLSAVIPRASQAIIAENQLEPVLGIFQKLLSGKKSELLAFDILDSIVKTFEPSVLDQYFGTILRLVYTKLQGNPADSFKLRFVRFYHLVAARLEVGYGTDYFIKQSDSVEEGVFTKVYPVFVLAETQKLARPVDRKVAVVSLTKTLCDSQAFAQKFMKGWANTCRILLTLLANPPTVAAGTGDEIVAEADVDDIGFGMSFTALNTCKALVRDDFPEVQDVAKWVHEYMIAANQRHGGAVEGFIGQRLGPEEQAAIAQYIR is encoded by the exons ATGGCGGCCGACATTGGTCACATCGCCCAGCTGCTTGATGCAACCCTCGATCCGTCTCAGCACCGCAAAG CCGAGACGGCTCTCAAGCAGGAGGCTACCAAGCCCCAATACTCTCTCAGTCTCCTCAACATCGTCAACTCCGACTCCATACCCTCCAAGACGCGACTCGCTGCCGCCCTCGCCTTCAAGAACTTCATTCGAACAAATTATGTG gacgaggagggcaacTACAAGCTGCCTCAAGATGAGGTTcagatcatcaaggagcGCCTGATCGGCCTCATGATCTCATCACCTGCCAACATTCAGGCCCAGCTTGGTGACGCTATTAGCGTTATCGCAGACTCTGACTTCTGGAGGCGATGGGATACCCTTACTCAG GAACTTGTCAGCCGGTTCTCTGCCACAGACCCTAAGGTCAACGTTGGCGTTCTCGAAGTCGCACACTCCATCTTTGTGCGATGGCGACCTTTGTTCCGCACCGACGAGCTTTACATGGAGATTAACCACGTCATCAGTACATTTGGACAGGCCTTTGTTCAGCTTCTAGTG ACAATCGACAAGAAGATCACCGAGAACGGCGACAAGAAGGATGTTCTACAAGGCTGGTTTGAGGCTCTCGACCTGCAGATCAAGATTCTCTACGATATGTCCTGCCACGATCTGCCTCCCATCTTCGAGGAGAACCTCGCCAGCATTTCCGAGCTGCTGCACAAGTACCTCACATACTCCAACCCACTCTTGGAGACCGACGACGAAACCGAGACGAGCATAGCAGACACCGTCAAGGCCGACATCtgcgaggtcctcgagcttTACACTGTCAAGTTCGATGAGGACTTCTCCAAGTACTGCCAGCCCTTTATTGAGAAGGCCTGGAACCTCCTGTCGTCGACTGGTACCGAGACGAAGCACGACATTGTTGTCAGCAAGGCTCTGCACTTTTTGACCGCTGTCGCCTCCACAAAGGAGCATTCCGGAATCTTCAATAACGAGGATGTCTTGACTCAGATTGTCGAAAAGGTTATCCTGCCCAACGTGGCGCTGCGCGAGTCTGACATCGAGCTTTTTGAGGATGAGCCCATCGAGTTTATTCGAAGGGATCTCGAGGGTTCGGACACGGATTCGAGACGACGATCTGCTACCGACTTCCTGCGAAAGCTTCAGGAGCGCTTCGAGGCCCCCGTCACCACGGTGGTGTCCAAGTATATCAACCACTATCTTGCCCAGGGCAAATCTGATtggaaggccaaggacacTGCCATCTACCTCTTCCTGTCCGTCGCAGCCAAGGGCGCCGTCACCGCCGCTCAAGGTGTCAAGACCGTCAACCCTCTTGTCAACGTGGTCGAGTTCTTTGAGCAGCACATCGCCCAGGATCTCATCAACTCTGAGGGAGTTGAGCCCATCTCAAAGGTGGACGCCATCAAGTACCTCTACACTTTCCGCAGCCAGCTGTCCAAGGAGCAGTGGACAGTTGCTCTGGGCCCTCTGATCCAGAACCTGAACTCGGACAACTACGTTGTCTACTCCTACGCTGCAATTGCCGTCGAGCGTGTCCTGTTCCTTGCCGACGACGCTGGTAACGCCATGTTCCCTCGCGCCGACATTGAGCCCTTTGCCAAGGATCTCCTCGGCCACCTGTTCAAGCTCATTGAGAAGGAGTCGAGCCCTGCCAAGTTGCAAGAGAACGAGTTCTTGATGCGATGCGTCATGAGAATTCTGATTGTCATCAAGGATGGCGCTGTCCCCTTGCTGGAGAATGTGCTCACTCACCTCATTCTCATCACCAATGTCATGAAGCAGAATCCTAGTAACCCTCGCTTCTACTACTATCACTTCGAGGCTATCGGCGCTCTCGTCCGATACTGCGCAGCCACCAATGCCGCTCTCTTCAACGAGAAGCTGTGGGGACCCTTCCACCAGATCCTGGTTGAGGATGTCACGG AATTCATGCAATACGTCTTCCAGGTTCTGGCCCAGTTGCTCGAGTCGAGCCCGTCTGAGACCATCTCGGACAACTACAAGGCTCTTCTCGGCCCCCTGCTCAACCCTACCCTGTGGGAGACACGAGGCAATGTTCCCGCATGCACTCGTCTGCTGTCTGCCGTTATCCCTCGCGCGTCTCAAGCCATCATTGCTGAGAACCAGCTTGAGCCCGTCCTAGGCATTTTCCAGAAGCTTCTGAGTGGTAAGAAGTCGGAGCTCCTCGCTTTTGATATCCTCGACTCCATTGTCAAGACCTTCGAGCC CTCTGTTCTGGACCAATACTTTGGCACCATTCTCCGCCTTGTTTACACCAAGCTTCAAGGAAACCCGGCCGACTCTTTCAAGCTGCGCTTCGTGCGATTCTACCACCTCGTCGCTGCTCGTCTGGAGGTGGGCTACGGCACTGATTACTTCATCAAGCAGTCCGACTCGGTTGAGGAGGGTGTCTTCACCAAGGTCTATCCGGTTTTTGTGCTGGCTGAGACGCAGAAGCTCGCTCGCCCTGTCGACCGCAAGGTTGCTGTTGTGTCCCTGACCAAGACCCTGTGCGACTCTCAGGCATTCGCGCAGAAGTTCATGAAGGGCTGGGCCAACACCTGCCGTATTCTCCTCACGCTCCTCGCCAACCCTCCCACCGTGGCTGCTGGTACGGGTGACGAGATTGTTGCTGAGGCCGACGTGGATGACATTGGCTTCGGCATGTCGTTCACAGCGCTCAACACTTGCAAGGCCCTCGTCCGCGATGACTTCCCAGAGGTTCAGGACGTCGCCAAGTGGGTGCATGAGTACATGATCGCCGCGAACCAGCGACATGGTGGTGCTGTCGAAGGATTCATCGGCCAGCGACTGGGCCCCGAGGAACAGGCTGCCATTGCCCAGTACATCCGATAA